A section of the Hevea brasiliensis isolate MT/VB/25A 57/8 chromosome 17, ASM3005281v1, whole genome shotgun sequence genome encodes:
- the LOC110647214 gene encoding cuscuta receptor 1 has translation MALKWVWIGVAIMFLSETWWCDGCWEQERIALLKLKPFFGSPLALQNWVDAEDNSDCCQWERVECNNTTGRVSQLSLNDTSAYWISGKWYLNASLFLPFEELTSLSLKGNSILGCVENEGFERLSTRLSNLEVLDLSFNSFNESTLPSLNVFSSLKSLNLGYNQFTAPIQVQDLPNLENLEELYLDQISLNNSFLQMVRVITSLKVLSLSSCGLTGSLPNAQGLCELIHLQVLDISNNSLQGNLPWCMVNLTSVQLLDLSSNQFSGNISKSPLTNLISLVDLELSYNHFQISLSLGPFFNHSNIKHINCQNNEIYVEPELHSAPKFQLHSILLSGCGSCGPLPNFFYHQHDLKIVDLSNMTLQGDFPNWLLTNNTRLEVLYLVNNSLSGHFQLPVYPHINLLELDISSNSFQSHIPLEIGAYFPNLKYLNMSKNGFDSSIPSSFGNMKSLEILDSSSNQLSGIIPKQLAVGCFSLHTLVLSNNNLQGHLFSEDFNLTNLWWLQLDGNNFSGRIPNCLSKSSLSILDLSDNHFSGRIPWSIGNLTYLQNLIMSNNHLEGAIPLEFCQLLYLEVLDLTNNNVSGILPSCFRPSSIIHVHLSDNRIEGPMTSALSDSRFLVTLDLSNNHITGRIPKWIGGLPALRFLLLKNNNFDGEIPLQMCEFYSLSLIDLSNNNLSGPIPSCFAIDHPDVSSPPKISSSLPPPPPPSGPKLPPSSHSLMFTTKHFSYSYQGKILSYMSGIDFSCNKLVGEIPPQIGNLSKIHTLNLSHNRFTGPIPETFSNLKQIESLDFSYNKLSGQIPSQLTQLNFLSVFSVAHNNLSGKTPERTEQFSTFEASSYEGNLYLCGLPLPKSCTSTESSSLPRASAMEEESGFLDMNIFYVSFTVSYISVLLVIFLVLYVNPQWRQAWFYLIEMCISSCNYFVVGNMPKLFWYRNK, from the exons ATGGCTCTGAAGTGGGTATGGATAGGGGTGGCGATTATGTTTTTGTCAGAGACGTGGTGGTGTGATGGTTGTTGGGAGCAAGAGAGAATTGCTCTCTTAAAGCTTAAGCCTTTCTTCGGCAGTCCTCTTGCTCTACAAAACTGGGTAGATGCAGAGGACAATTCAGATTGTTGTCAATGGGAAAGAGTCGAGTGCAACAACACCACAGGGAGAGTGTCCCAACTCTCTTTAAATGATACAAGTGCCTATTGGATTTCAGGGAAATGGTATCTTAATGCTTCTCTGTTTCTTCCATTTGAAGAATTAACTAGTCTCTCCTTGAAGGGGAACTCTATATTGGGTTGTGTTGAGAATGAAG GTTTTGAGAGATTATCGACAAGGTTGAGCAATCTGGAGGTTCTTGACTTAAGTTTCAATTCCTTTAATGAAAGCACATTGCCATCTTTAAACGTATTTTCATCTCTCAAATCTCTAAATCTTGGATATAATCAGTTCACAGCACCAATTCAAGTACAAG ATTTGCCCAATTTAGAGAATTTGGAAGAGTTGTACTTGGATCAGATTTCGCTCAACAATAGCTTTCTTCAAATGGTTAGAGTTATTACTTCTCTAAAGGTTTTATCATTGTCTAGTTGTGGACTAACTGGCTCATTGCCAAATGCTCAAG GACTTTGTGAATTGATACATCTCCAAGTGCTAGATATCAGCAACAATAGTCTCCAGGGTAACTTGCCTTGGTGTATGGTTAATTTAACATCAGTCCAACTGTTGGACCTCTCTTCCAATCAATTTTCTGGAAATATCTCCAAGTCTCCCCTTACGAATCTCATTTCCCTTGTGGACCTAGAACTTTCATACAATCACTTCCAAATATCACTTTCATTAGGTCCATTTTTTAACCATTCAAACATCAAGCACATCAATTGTCAGAATAATGAAATATATGTGGAACCAGAGTTGCATTCAGCCCCCAAATTTCAGTTACATTCCATTCTTCTATCTGGTTGTGGAAGCTGTGGACCCTTACCAAACTTTTTCTATCATCAACATGACCTGAAAATAGTTGATCTCTCAAATATGACCTTGCAAGGGGATTTTCCAAACTGGCTGTTAACAAACAACACAAGGTTGGAAGTACTTTATCTCGTAAATAATTCTCTTTCAGGACATTTTCAGCTTCCAGTTTATCCTCATATTAATCTGTTGGAGTTAGATATTTCCAGTAATAGCTTCCAGAGCCACATTCCCTTGGAGATTGGAGCATATTTCCCAAACTTGAAATATTTAAACATGTCCAAGAATGGCTTTGACAGTAGCATTCCCTCTTCTTTTGGCAATATGAAATCTTTAGAGATTTTGGACTCATCCAGCAATCAATTGTCGGGCATCATACCTAAACAGTTGGCCGTTGGTTGTTTCTCATTACATACCCTTGTCTTGTCAAACAACAATTTGCAAGGTCACTTGTTCTCTGAAGATTTCAACTTGACAAACTTGTGGTGGTTACAATTGGATGGAAATAACTTCAGTGGAAGGATCCCTAATTGCTTGTCCAAGAGCTCTTTGTCAATTCTGGATCTCAGTGATAACCATTTCTCGGGGAGGATCCCTTGGTCGATAGGCAATTTGACATATTTGCAGAACCTTATTATGTCAAATAATCATCTTGAAGGTGCAATTCCATTGGAATTTTGCCAACTTCTCTATCTTGAAGTTTTGGACCTTACAAACAACAATGTCTCTGGTATTTTACCATCTTGCTTTAGGCCTTCATCAATAATACATGTTCACTTGTCTGATAATAGGATAGAAGGACCAATGACAAGTGCACTTTCAGACAGTCGTTTCCTTGTTACATTAGATCTTAGCAATAACCACATAACTGGTAGAATTCCAAAATGGATTGGCGGTCTTCCTGCATTGAGATTCCTTCTCCTGAAGAACAACAATTTTGACGGTGAAATCCCACTTCAAATGTGTGAGTTCTACAGCTTAAGCTTGATAGATCTTTCTAATAACAACCTTTCCGGTCCCATTCCTTCTTGTTTTGCAATTGATCACCCTGATGTCTCTTCACCTCCTAAGATTTCCAGCTCTTTGCCTCCGCCTCCTCCTCCCTCTGGACCAAAGTTGCCTCCCTCCTCCCATTCTTTAATGTTTACAACAAAGCATTTTTCCTACTCTTACCAGGGAAAAATTCTCTCATATATGTCTGGGATTGATTTCTCATGCAATAAACTAGTGGGCGAGATTCCTCCTCAAATCGGAAACCTTAGTAAGATCCACACGCTGAATCTGTCACACAATAGGTTTACGGGTCCAATCCCAGAAACATTTTCAAACCTGAAGCAAATTGAGAGTTTAGACTTTTCCTATAACAAATTAAGTGGGCAGATCCCTTCTCAGCTTACCCAGCTAAACTTTTTGTCAGTTTTTAGTGTGGCACATAACAACCTATCTGGCAAGACACCGGAAAGAACTGAACAATTTTCAACGTTTGAAGCAAGTAGCTACGAGGGAAATCTTTACCTCTGTGGACTGCCATTGCCTAAAAGTTGCACTTCAACTGAATCATCATCTTTGCCTAGAGCTTCGGCAATGGAAGAAGAAAGTGGTTTTCTTGACATGAACATATTCTACGTTAGTTTCACAGTCTCCTACATATCTGTGCTGCTAGTGATCTTCTTAGTTCTATACGTAAATCCCCAATGGCGACAAGCATGGTTTTATCTAATTGAGATGTGCATTAGCTCTTGCAACTATTTTGTTGTAGGCAACATGCCTAAGCTATTCTGGTATAGAAATAAATAG